The Nocardioides sp. S-1144 genome includes a region encoding these proteins:
- a CDS encoding NUDIX domain-containing protein, whose product MSALADRPEQWPVLETHDLHRDGWVVALRADTVRRPEGGDEAPFRRIVLEHPGAVVVLAVDDDDQVVLLRQYRHAAGHRFVELPAGLVDHPGEEPVDVARRELAEEAGLAAESWTDLGTSWSSPGISAERIHHFLARGLTDVGRGDFEVEHEEADMEVFRAPFADLVAAVLAGDVTDGPLVIAVLKAHAAGLVGPGLPA is encoded by the coding sequence GTGAGCGCGCTGGCCGACCGGCCCGAGCAGTGGCCGGTGCTCGAGACGCACGACCTGCACCGGGACGGGTGGGTGGTGGCCCTGCGGGCCGACACCGTGCGCCGGCCCGAGGGCGGCGACGAGGCGCCGTTCCGGCGGATCGTGCTCGAGCACCCCGGCGCGGTGGTGGTCCTGGCCGTCGACGACGACGACCAGGTCGTGCTGCTGCGGCAGTACCGCCACGCCGCCGGCCACCGGTTCGTCGAGCTCCCGGCCGGGCTGGTCGACCACCCGGGCGAGGAGCCGGTCGACGTCGCCCGCCGCGAGCTGGCCGAGGAGGCCGGGCTGGCGGCCGAGTCCTGGACCGACCTCGGCACGAGCTGGTCGAGCCCCGGCATCTCGGCCGAGCGGATCCACCACTTCCTGGCCCGCGGCCTCACCGACGTCGGCCGCGGCGACTTCGAGGTGGAGCACGAGGAGGCCGACATGGAGGTCTTCCGGGCCCCGTTCGCCGACCTGGTCGCCGCCGTCCTGGCCGGCGACGTCACCGACGGCCCGCTGGTGATCGCGGTGCTGAAGGCCCACGCGGCCGGCCTCGTCGGGCCCGGCCTGCCGGCCTAG
- a CDS encoding CTP synthase: MKAAPVHQSKHVFVTGGVASSLGKGLTASSLGRLLRSRGLRVTMQKLDPYLNVDPGTMNPFQHGEVFVTNDGAETDLDVGHYERFLDTDLNQIANVTTGQVYASVIAKERRGDYLGDTVQVIPHITNEIKDRILAMGGPEIDVVITEIGGTVGDIESLPFLESARQVRHEIGRDNCFFLHVSLVPYIGPSKELKTKPTQHSVAALRQVGIQPDAVVCRADRELPDSIKRKISLMCDVDEEAVVTAADAPSIYDIPKVLHREGLDAYVVRRLDLPFRDVDWTIWDDLLRRVHHPKEEVTVALVGKYIDLPDAYLSVVEALRAGGFAHEAKVEIRWVPSDECATPAGAARQLADVDGIIVPGGFGIRGIEGKLGALTYARTHQIPTLGLCLGLQCMVIEYARSVAGLEKAASTEFDPDCPEPVIATMEEQKSYVEGAGDLGGTMRLGLYPAELAPGSVVHEQYGADRIEERHRHRYEVNNDYRDQLAAAGLVFSGTNPDLGLVEFVELPREVHPYYVSTQAHPELRSRPTRPHPLFSGLVGAAIDRQRELRFPIDETGLRPEPTEA; this comes from the coding sequence GTGAAGGCGGCCCCGGTACACCAGTCCAAGCACGTGTTCGTCACCGGCGGAGTCGCCTCGTCGCTCGGCAAGGGGCTGACCGCCTCGAGCCTGGGTCGGCTGCTGCGCTCGCGCGGGCTCCGGGTCACGATGCAGAAGCTCGACCCCTACCTCAACGTGGACCCCGGGACGATGAACCCGTTCCAGCACGGTGAGGTCTTCGTCACCAACGACGGCGCCGAGACCGACCTCGACGTCGGTCACTACGAGCGCTTCCTCGACACCGACCTCAACCAGATCGCCAACGTGACGACCGGCCAGGTCTACGCCAGCGTCATCGCCAAGGAGCGCCGCGGCGACTACCTCGGCGACACCGTGCAGGTCATCCCGCACATCACCAACGAGATCAAGGACCGCATCCTCGCGATGGGCGGGCCCGAGATCGACGTCGTGATCACCGAGATCGGCGGCACCGTCGGCGACATCGAGTCGCTGCCGTTCCTCGAGTCCGCCCGCCAGGTGCGCCACGAGATCGGCCGCGACAACTGCTTCTTCCTCCACGTCTCCCTGGTGCCGTACATCGGGCCGTCCAAGGAGCTCAAGACCAAGCCCACCCAGCACTCGGTCGCCGCGCTGCGCCAGGTCGGCATCCAGCCGGACGCCGTCGTGTGCCGCGCCGACCGCGAGCTGCCGGACTCCATCAAGCGCAAGATCTCGCTGATGTGCGACGTCGACGAGGAGGCCGTGGTGACCGCGGCCGATGCCCCCTCGATCTACGACATCCCGAAGGTGCTGCACCGCGAGGGCCTCGACGCCTACGTCGTGCGCCGCCTCGACCTGCCCTTCCGCGACGTCGACTGGACGATCTGGGACGACCTGCTGCGCCGCGTGCACCACCCGAAGGAGGAGGTGACCGTCGCGCTGGTCGGCAAGTACATCGACCTGCCCGACGCCTACCTCTCCGTCGTCGAGGCGCTGCGCGCGGGCGGCTTCGCCCACGAGGCGAAGGTGGAGATCCGCTGGGTCCCCTCCGACGAGTGCGCCACGCCGGCCGGCGCGGCCCGGCAGCTGGCCGACGTCGACGGCATCATCGTCCCCGGCGGCTTCGGCATCCGGGGGATCGAGGGCAAGCTCGGCGCGCTGACCTACGCCCGCACCCACCAGATCCCCACCCTCGGGCTCTGCCTGGGCCTGCAGTGCATGGTCATCGAGTACGCCCGGTCGGTGGCCGGGCTCGAGAAGGCCGCCTCCACCGAGTTCGACCCCGACTGCCCCGAGCCGGTCATCGCGACCATGGAGGAGCAGAAGTCCTACGTCGAGGGCGCCGGCGACCTGGGCGGCACGATGCGCCTGGGCCTGTACCCCGCCGAGCTCGCGCCCGGCAGCGTGGTGCACGAGCAGTACGGCGCCGACCGGATCGAGGAGCGGCACCGGCACCGCTACGAGGTCAACAACGACTACCGCGACCAGCTCGCCGCGGCCGGCCTGGTCTTCTCCGGCACCAACCCCGACCTCGGGCTGGTCGAGTTCGTCGAGCTGCCCCGCGAGGTGCACCCCTACTACGTCTCGACCCAGGCGCACCCCGAGCTGCGCTCGCGGCCGACCCGCCCGCACCCGCTCTTCAGCGGCCTGGTCGGCGCGGCGATCGACCGGCAGCGCGAGCTGCGCTTCCCCATCGACGAGACCGGGCTGCGTCCCGAGCCGACCGAGGCGTGA
- the recN gene encoding DNA repair protein RecN, whose product MIEEIRISSLGVIDATVLELGPGLTVITGETGAGKTMVVTALGLLLGGRADTGAVRTGAKQARVEGVVNAAGLPGFVASVEDAGGEVEDGVVVLARNVSAEGRSRAFVGGATVPVATLTEVAEPLVAVHGQSDQHRLLLPRAQRDAVDRFGGPRLAKILARYTDLYRRLDATSRELDDVVASSRERAREADLLRFGLGEVEAVSPEPGEDDALAAEESRLGYADTLRAAAEHARTALSGDESGESGADALGTTAAARGFLESVREHDPEVAELADRMAEVVYLVSDVAADVASYADRVDTDPHRLAAVSERRAALTALTRKYGETLEEVLAWSARAATRLLDLDGTDERIEALTAERDRLRSELGTAAAALSKARTTAARTLEKQVTAELTLLAMPHAVLSIRVTPTEPAAHGADDVQLLLAANTGSEPRPLSKGASGGELSRVMLAIEVALAGTSPVPTFVFDEVDAGVGGAAAVEVGRRLAELARTAQVLVVTHLPQVAAYADRHVLVQKSSDGSVTSSGLTVLDDAARERELSRMLAGLADSDTALAHARELLDVAQVASRTARGGSD is encoded by the coding sequence GTGATCGAGGAGATCCGGATCAGCTCGCTCGGCGTCATCGACGCCACCGTGCTCGAGCTCGGTCCCGGCCTGACCGTCATCACCGGTGAGACCGGCGCCGGCAAGACGATGGTCGTCACCGCGCTCGGCCTGCTGCTCGGGGGCCGGGCCGACACCGGCGCCGTGCGCACCGGCGCGAAGCAGGCCCGCGTGGAGGGCGTCGTCAACGCCGCGGGACTGCCCGGCTTCGTCGCCTCCGTCGAGGACGCCGGCGGCGAGGTCGAGGACGGCGTCGTCGTGCTGGCGCGCAACGTCTCGGCCGAGGGCCGCTCGCGCGCGTTCGTCGGTGGGGCGACCGTGCCCGTCGCGACCCTGACCGAGGTCGCCGAGCCGCTGGTCGCCGTGCACGGACAGTCCGACCAGCACCGGCTGCTGCTGCCGCGCGCCCAGCGCGACGCCGTCGACCGGTTCGGCGGTCCCCGGCTGGCGAAGATCCTGGCCCGCTACACCGACCTCTACCGCCGCCTCGACGCCACCAGCCGCGAGCTCGACGACGTCGTCGCCTCCTCACGCGAGCGAGCCCGCGAGGCCGACCTGCTGCGCTTCGGGCTCGGCGAGGTCGAGGCGGTCTCCCCCGAGCCGGGGGAGGACGACGCGCTGGCCGCCGAGGAGTCCAGGCTCGGCTACGCCGACACCCTGCGCGCGGCCGCCGAGCACGCGCGCACCGCGCTCTCCGGCGACGAGTCCGGCGAGAGCGGGGCCGACGCCCTCGGCACCACCGCGGCCGCCCGCGGGTTCCTCGAGAGCGTCCGCGAGCACGATCCCGAGGTCGCCGAGCTGGCCGACCGGATGGCCGAGGTCGTCTACCTCGTCTCCGACGTCGCCGCCGACGTCGCGTCCTACGCCGACCGGGTCGACACCGACCCGCACCGGCTGGCCGCGGTCTCCGAGCGCCGCGCCGCGCTCACCGCCCTGACCCGCAAGTACGGCGAGACGCTCGAGGAGGTGCTGGCCTGGTCGGCCCGGGCCGCGACCCGGCTGCTCGACCTCGACGGCACCGACGAGCGGATCGAGGCGCTCACCGCCGAGCGCGACCGGCTGCGCTCCGAGCTCGGCACGGCGGCCGCGGCGCTCTCCAAGGCCCGCACGACGGCGGCCCGCACGCTGGAGAAGCAGGTGACCGCCGAGCTCACCCTGCTGGCGATGCCCCACGCCGTGCTCTCGATCCGGGTCACCCCGACCGAGCCGGCCGCGCACGGGGCCGACGACGTGCAGCTGCTGCTGGCCGCCAACACCGGCTCGGAGCCGCGTCCGCTGTCGAAGGGCGCCTCGGGCGGCGAGCTGTCGCGGGTCATGCTGGCCATCGAGGTCGCCCTCGCCGGCACCAGCCCGGTGCCCACGTTCGTCTTCGACGAGGTCGACGCCGGTGTCGGCGGCGCGGCCGCGGTCGAGGTCGGGCGGCGGCTGGCCGAGCTGGCGCGCACCGCCCAGGTCCTCGTCGTGACCCACCTGCCGCAGGTGGCGGCCTACGCCGACCGCCACGTCCTGGTGCAGAAGTCCAGCGACGGGTCGGTCACGAGCTCGGGGCTCACCGTGCTCGACGACGCCGCCCGCGAGCGCGAGCTGTCGCGGATGCTCGCCGGCCTCGCCGACTCCGACACCGCCCTGGCCCACGCCCGCGAGCTGCTCGACGTGGCGCAGGTGGCGAGCCGCACGGCGCGCGGAGGCAGCGACTAG
- a CDS encoding NAD kinase, with protein MTDSATVRRVLLLAHTGRAEARDVATAVISGLTSHGIVVRLLRPEAKDLGVDLESPTLELTESETDAGHDCELTLVIGGDGSILRAVELTYDSATPVLGVNLGHVGFLAEAEPEEVDATITAIVEARYIVEDRLTLDVEVSLDGEVLAHTFAVNEASVEKAARERMIEVVVEVDGRPLSRWGCDGVVCATPTGSTAYNFSAGGPIVWPQVEALCVVPLSAHALFARPMVVGPDSVVAIEVLARTDVSGVLWCDGRRTVDLPPGARIEVRRGVRPVRLARVHHAPFTDRLVAKFGLNVEGWRGEGERRRLRATSEAP; from the coding sequence GTGACGGACTCCGCGACGGTGAGACGGGTGCTGCTGCTGGCGCACACCGGGCGGGCCGAGGCGCGCGACGTCGCGACCGCGGTGATCTCGGGCCTCACCTCGCACGGGATCGTGGTGCGGCTGCTGCGGCCGGAGGCCAAGGACCTCGGGGTCGACCTCGAGTCCCCGACGCTCGAGCTCACCGAGTCCGAGACCGACGCCGGTCACGACTGCGAGCTGACCCTCGTCATCGGCGGCGACGGCAGCATCCTGCGCGCCGTCGAGCTCACCTACGACAGCGCCACCCCCGTGCTCGGGGTCAACCTCGGCCACGTCGGCTTCCTCGCCGAGGCCGAGCCCGAGGAGGTCGACGCGACCATCACCGCGATCGTCGAGGCGCGCTACATCGTCGAGGACCGGCTGACCCTCGACGTCGAGGTCAGCCTCGACGGCGAGGTGCTCGCCCACACGTTCGCGGTCAACGAGGCCAGCGTCGAGAAGGCCGCCCGCGAGCGGATGATCGAGGTGGTCGTCGAGGTCGACGGCCGTCCGCTGTCGCGCTGGGGCTGCGACGGCGTCGTCTGCGCGACGCCGACCGGGTCGACGGCCTACAACTTCAGCGCCGGGGGCCCGATCGTCTGGCCCCAGGTCGAGGCGCTGTGCGTGGTCCCGCTCAGCGCGCACGCCCTCTTCGCCCGTCCGATGGTGGTCGGGCCCGACTCGGTCGTCGCCATCGAGGTGCTCGCCCGCACCGACGTGTCGGGCGTGCTGTGGTGCGACGGCCGGCGCACGGTCGACCTGCCGCCCGGGGCCCGCATCGAGGTCCGCCGCGGCGTCCGCCCGGTGCGGCTCGCGCGGGTGCACCACGCGCCGTTCACCGACCGGCTGGTCGCCAAGTTCGGGCTCAACGTCGAGGGCTGGCGCGGCGAGGGCGAGCGGCGCCGGCTCCGGGCCACGAGCGAGGCGCCGTGA
- a CDS encoding TlyA family RNA methyltransferase — protein MPPRRLRLDAELVRRGLARSREHAAELVSAGRVTVSGATATKPATGVTTDVAIVVVDDPDRPDYVSRGGHKLAGALDVFEPAGLVVARRRCLDAGASTGGFTDVLLRRGAREVVAVDVGYGQLAWSLQSDDRVDVRDRQNVREITADLIGGPVDLVVGDLSFISLTLVLDALTGVTAADGDLALMVKPQFEVGKDRIGKGGVVRDLGLRAEAVATVADHAARRGWGARMVTRSPLPGPSGNVEFFLWLRRGDPEISQDDIDAAVHGADVSSVPGERLEP, from the coding sequence ATGCCCCCTCGTCGCCTCCGCCTCGACGCTGAACTGGTCCGGCGCGGCCTGGCCCGCTCGCGCGAGCACGCCGCCGAGCTGGTGTCGGCGGGACGGGTGACCGTGTCCGGGGCGACCGCCACCAAGCCCGCGACCGGCGTCACCACCGACGTCGCGATCGTGGTCGTCGACGACCCCGACCGTCCCGACTACGTCTCGCGGGGCGGGCACAAGCTCGCCGGGGCGCTCGACGTCTTCGAGCCGGCCGGCCTGGTGGTGGCGCGGCGACGCTGCCTGGACGCCGGCGCCTCGACCGGTGGGTTCACCGACGTGCTCCTGCGTCGCGGGGCCCGGGAGGTCGTCGCCGTCGACGTCGGCTACGGCCAGCTGGCCTGGTCGCTGCAGAGCGACGACCGGGTCGACGTCCGGGACCGCCAGAACGTGCGGGAGATCACCGCGGACCTGATCGGCGGCCCGGTCGACCTGGTGGTCGGCGACCTCTCCTTCATCTCCCTCACGCTCGTGCTCGACGCGCTGACGGGCGTCACCGCCGCCGACGGCGACCTGGCGCTCATGGTCAAGCCCCAGTTCGAGGTCGGCAAGGACCGGATCGGCAAGGGCGGCGTCGTCCGCGACCTCGGCCTGCGCGCCGAGGCGGTCGCGACGGTCGCCGACCACGCGGCCCGCCGGGGCTGGGGGGCCCGGATGGTGACCCGGAGCCCGCTGCCCGGTCCGTCCGGCAACGTCGAGTTCTTCCTCTGGCTGCGCCGGGGCGACCCCGAGATCTCCCAGGACGACATCGACGCGGCTGTGCACGGCGCCGACGTCTCGTCGGTCCCGGGTGAGAGGCTGGAGCCGTGA
- a CDS encoding HAD-IIA family hydrolase, producing MLAESATPLAEGYDLAMLDLDGVVYVGPDAVPGAADHLAEVRAGGMRLAFITNNASRPPSTVADHLTSLGVQADVGDVVTSAQAAARVLLDRLGPDGRVVLLGGEGLEVALAETGLSVVGPEDDADAVVTGYGPQVVWADIMRASVRIRDGLWWVASNTDLSIPTPYGVAPGHGVLVDTIRRFSGVEPEVAGKPARPLLDETVRRVGGDRPLMVGDRLDTDIEGARNVGIDSLLVLTGVTGLAELVTARPEERPTYVGLDLGALREPQPAPRETGGGWALGGWSGRVVADRLEVDGEGDAGDWWRVVAAAAWSHLDASGTAPSTDDLAPPAAS from the coding sequence ATGCTGGCTGAATCCGCGACACCCCTCGCCGAGGGCTACGACCTGGCGATGCTCGACCTCGACGGCGTCGTCTACGTCGGGCCGGACGCCGTGCCCGGCGCGGCCGACCACCTGGCCGAGGTCCGGGCCGGCGGGATGCGCCTGGCCTTCATCACCAACAACGCCTCGCGACCGCCGTCGACCGTCGCCGACCACCTCACCTCGTTGGGGGTCCAGGCCGACGTCGGGGACGTCGTCACCTCGGCGCAGGCCGCCGCGCGGGTGCTGCTCGACCGGCTGGGCCCCGACGGCCGGGTCGTCCTGCTCGGCGGCGAGGGCCTGGAGGTGGCGCTGGCCGAGACCGGGCTGAGCGTCGTCGGGCCCGAGGACGACGCCGACGCGGTGGTGACCGGCTACGGACCCCAGGTGGTGTGGGCCGACATCATGCGGGCCTCGGTGCGGATCCGCGACGGCCTGTGGTGGGTGGCCAGCAACACCGACCTGTCGATCCCGACGCCCTACGGCGTCGCCCCCGGCCACGGCGTCCTGGTCGACACGATCCGGCGGTTCTCGGGGGTGGAACCCGAGGTCGCCGGCAAGCCGGCGCGCCCGCTGCTCGACGAGACGGTGCGACGCGTCGGCGGCGACCGACCCCTCATGGTCGGCGACCGGCTCGACACCGACATCGAGGGGGCCCGCAACGTCGGCATCGACTCCCTGCTCGTGCTCACCGGCGTCACCGGGCTCGCCGAGCTGGTCACCGCCCGCCCCGAGGAGCGCCCCACCTACGTCGGCCTCGACCTCGGCGCGCTCCGCGAGCCGCAGCCGGCTCCCCGGGAGACCGGTGGGGGCTGGGCCCTCGGTGGCTGGTCCGGCCGCGTGGTGGCCGACCGGCTCGAGGTCGACGGCGAGGGCGACGCGGGGGACTGGTGGCGCGTCGTGGCGGCCGCGGCGTGGTCGCACCTGGACGCCTCCGGCACCGCCCCGAGCACCGACGACCTGGCCCCGCCCGCGGCGTCGTGA
- a CDS encoding DUF1015 family protein has product MESAAVTPPFVARPLRLTPFRALRLVPSRIGDPAASRLFARPYRDLASRLQTWEARGMITHDPEPALYVHEYTVDGITVRGLVGAIDVSSRAVRLEDRAILPHEGIYPAQADDLADRMEQMRVNPGPILLVQDSPEALRTLLAQVRRAAPDHEITDRSGHFHRIWAITDASVVAEVAELVAPTTALIADGHHRYAAYLRLQQRDLGPSADRGLAMIVDQSDTPLFLGAIHRVLAGTSVHDVEAAARTLGIRTTLRTHEEAVALLGPRTLVVTDTETWLTVHLELEGDRVEAEILHDQLVPSLGHGPSRVTFHHTAREALAQVEPDHGTAVLMPAPSVEQVQRVVASGRLFPEKATSFQPKPAFGAFIRSWRDEEPDPT; this is encoded by the coding sequence ATGGAGTCCGCCGCGGTCACCCCGCCGTTCGTGGCGCGACCGCTCCGGCTGACGCCGTTCCGGGCGCTGCGGCTGGTCCCCTCGCGCATCGGCGACCCGGCCGCGTCCCGTCTCTTCGCCCGCCCCTACCGCGACCTCGCCAGCCGGCTGCAGACGTGGGAGGCCCGCGGGATGATCACCCACGACCCGGAGCCCGCGCTCTACGTGCACGAGTACACCGTCGACGGGATCACCGTGCGCGGGCTCGTCGGTGCGATCGACGTCTCCAGCCGCGCCGTGCGGCTCGAGGACCGCGCGATCCTGCCGCACGAGGGGATCTACCCGGCCCAGGCCGACGACCTCGCCGACCGGATGGAGCAGATGCGGGTCAACCCCGGCCCGATCCTGCTCGTGCAGGACTCTCCGGAAGCACTTCGCACGCTCCTGGCCCAGGTGCGCCGCGCCGCCCCCGACCACGAGATCACCGACCGCTCCGGCCACTTCCACCGGATCTGGGCGATCACCGACGCCTCCGTGGTCGCCGAGGTCGCCGAGCTCGTCGCGCCGACGACCGCACTCATCGCCGACGGGCACCACCGCTACGCCGCCTACCTGCGCCTGCAGCAGCGCGACCTCGGCCCGTCCGCCGACCGCGGACTGGCGATGATCGTCGACCAGAGCGACACCCCGCTCTTCCTGGGCGCCATCCACCGGGTCCTGGCCGGCACCTCCGTGCACGACGTGGAGGCCGCGGCCCGCACCCTGGGCATCCGCACGACCCTGCGCACGCACGAGGAGGCGGTCGCGCTCCTCGGACCCCGGACGCTGGTGGTCACCGACACCGAGACGTGGCTCACGGTCCACCTCGAGCTCGAGGGCGACCGGGTGGAGGCCGAGATCCTCCACGACCAGCTGGTCCCCTCCCTGGGTCATGGTCCCAGCCGGGTGACGTTCCACCACACCGCGCGGGAGGCGCTGGCGCAGGTCGAGCCCGACCACGGCACCGCCGTGCTGATGCCGGCGCCGTCGGTGGAGCAGGTGCAGCGCGTCGTGGCGAGCGGCCGGCTCTTCCCCGAGAAGGCCACGTCGTTCCAGCCGAAACCCGCCTTCGGCGCCTTCATCCGCTCCTGGCGCGACGAAGAACCCGACCCGACCTGA
- a CDS encoding single-stranded DNA-binding protein gives MSAPTNEGTTPSSQETVEAVNDVRLVGRLAAPAESRELPSGDTLVAFRVVVDRPPGQQQRQRVDALECVVWSGRVKRSVRTWREGDVVEVSGSIRRRFFRTAVGTGSRVEVEVRSGRVLRRARSG, from the coding sequence ATGAGCGCACCCACGAACGAGGGGACGACCCCGTCCTCGCAGGAGACGGTCGAGGCCGTCAACGACGTCAGGCTGGTGGGTCGCCTGGCCGCGCCGGCCGAGAGCAGGGAGCTGCCGAGCGGCGACACGCTCGTGGCGTTCCGCGTGGTGGTCGACCGGCCGCCGGGGCAGCAGCAGCGTCAGCGCGTCGACGCCCTCGAGTGCGTCGTCTGGTCGGGCCGGGTCAAGCGCTCGGTCCGCACCTGGCGCGAGGGCGACGTCGTGGAGGTCAGCGGCTCCATCCGGCGCCGGTTCTTCCGCACCGCGGTCGGCACGGGCTCCCGGGTGGAGGTCGAGGTCAGGTCGGGTCGGGTTCTTCGTCGCGCCAGGAGCGGATGA
- a CDS encoding DNA-3-methyladenine glycosylase: MSDWPELLGAAEDVAPRLLGAVLRLGEVAVRLTEVEAYAGTADPGSHASRGPTLRTRIMFGPAGSLYCYLSYGMHVCANVVVGEEGTAAAVLLRAGEVVAGHEVVAGRRPGVAPRDQARGPALLCRTLGIGLAHGGGDLRRGPVTLETGEPPARYERGPRTGLRLAPDRPWRFWLPGEPSVSAYRRHPKAVAEPGTTRF; encoded by the coding sequence GTGAGCGACTGGCCTGAGCTGCTCGGCGCCGCCGAGGACGTGGCGCCGAGGCTGCTCGGTGCGGTGCTCCGGCTCGGCGAGGTCGCCGTCCGCCTGACCGAGGTGGAGGCCTACGCCGGCACCGCCGACCCGGGGTCGCACGCCTCCCGGGGCCCGACCCTGCGGACCCGGATCATGTTCGGGCCCGCGGGGTCGCTCTACTGCTACCTCAGCTACGGCATGCACGTGTGCGCCAACGTGGTCGTGGGGGAGGAGGGCACCGCCGCGGCGGTGCTGCTCCGTGCCGGCGAGGTCGTCGCCGGCCACGAGGTCGTCGCCGGTCGTCGTCCGGGCGTCGCCCCGCGCGACCAGGCGCGCGGGCCGGCCCTGCTGTGCCGGACCCTGGGCATCGGGCTCGCGCACGGCGGCGGCGACCTGCGCCGCGGTCCGGTCACGCTCGAGACGGGGGAGCCGCCCGCCCGCTACGAGCGCGGTCCGCGGACCGGTCTGCGCCTCGCTCCGGACCGGCCGTGGCGGTTCTGGCTCCCGGGCGAGCCGTCCGTGTCGGCGTACCGGCGGCACCCGAAGGCCGTCGCAGAGCCCGGAACGACGCGGTTCTGA
- the argH gene encoding argininosuccinate lyase produces the protein MGELSTTNEGKLWGGRFEGGPSPELERLSRSTHFDWRLALYDIAGSHAHAKALGAAGLLTEPEENELHRGLDALAAAFSAGRLRPAESDEDVHGALERLLIEEVGADVGGKLRAGRSRNDQIATLFRCYLLDHGRVVAGLVLDLVDALAAQAETHLGAIMPGRTHLQHAQPVLLSHHLLAHAWTLLRDVDRLGDWRDRVVSDSPYGSGALAGQSLGLDPVLVATELGFTGSSANSIDGTASRDFVSEFAFVCAQTGVDISRLAEEIILWATREFDFVTLHDSWSTGSSIMPQKKNPDISELARGKAGRLVGNLTGLLTTLKALPLAYNRDLQEDKEPVFDSLDTLEVLLPAFTGQVATLVYNTGRMAELAPQGFSLATDVAEWLVREGTPFRIAHELAGACVRAAEAGGTDLDGLTDEEFAAISPLLTPQVRLVLTAEGSVASRDGRGGTAPVRVREQLAELRALAATHRERLA, from the coding sequence ATGGGCGAGCTCAGCACGACCAACGAGGGCAAGCTGTGGGGCGGCCGGTTCGAGGGCGGGCCCTCGCCCGAGCTCGAGCGGCTCTCGCGCTCGACCCACTTCGACTGGCGGCTCGCGCTCTACGACATCGCCGGCTCGCACGCCCACGCCAAGGCGCTCGGTGCCGCGGGGCTGCTCACCGAGCCGGAGGAGAACGAGCTGCACCGGGGTCTCGACGCGCTGGCCGCGGCCTTCTCCGCCGGCCGACTCCGGCCGGCCGAGTCCGACGAGGACGTGCACGGTGCCCTGGAGCGCCTCCTCATCGAGGAGGTCGGCGCCGACGTCGGCGGCAAGCTGCGCGCCGGCCGGTCCCGCAACGACCAGATCGCCACCCTGTTCCGGTGCTACCTGCTCGACCACGGCCGGGTGGTCGCCGGGCTGGTCCTGGACCTCGTCGACGCGCTCGCCGCCCAGGCCGAGACCCACCTCGGCGCGATCATGCCGGGCCGCACCCACCTCCAGCACGCCCAGCCGGTGCTGCTCTCGCACCACCTGCTCGCCCACGCGTGGACGCTGCTGCGCGACGTCGACCGGCTCGGCGACTGGCGCGACCGGGTGGTGTCGGACTCGCCCTACGGCTCGGGGGCGCTGGCGGGTCAGAGCCTCGGGCTCGACCCGGTGCTCGTGGCCACCGAGCTGGGCTTCACCGGCTCCAGCGCCAACTCCATCGACGGCACGGCCTCGCGCGACTTCGTGTCGGAGTTCGCCTTCGTGTGCGCCCAGACGGGCGTGGACATCTCCCGCCTCGCCGAGGAGATCATCCTCTGGGCGACCCGTGAGTTCGACTTCGTGACGCTGCACGACTCGTGGTCGACCGGGTCGAGCATCATGCCGCAGAAGAAGAACCCCGACATCTCCGAGCTCGCCCGCGGCAAGGCCGGCCGCCTGGTGGGCAACCTGACGGGCCTGCTCACGACCCTCAAGGCGTTGCCGCTGGCCTACAACCGCGACCTGCAGGAGGACAAGGAGCCGGTCTTCGACTCCCTCGACACCCTCGAGGTGCTGCTCCCGGCGTTCACGGGCCAGGTGGCCACGCTCGTCTACAACACCGGGCGGATGGCCGAGCTCGCGCCCCAGGGGTTCTCGCTGGCCACCGACGTCGCGGAGTGGCTGGTCCGCGAGGGGACGCCGTTCCGGATCGCCCACGAGCTGGCCGGGGCGTGCGTGCGCGCCGCGGAGGCCGGGGGAACCGACCTCGACGGCCTCACCGACGAGGAGTTCGCCGCGATCTCGCCCCTGCTCACCCCGCAGGTGCGGCTCGTGCTCACCGCCGAGGGCTCGGTCGCCTCGCGCGACGGGCGCGGCGGCACCGCCCCCGTCCGGGTCCGCGAGCAGCTGGCCGAGCTCCGGGCGCTGGCGGCCACCCACCGTGAGCGACTGGCCTGA